One segment of Solanum lycopersicum chromosome 1, SLM_r2.1 DNA contains the following:
- the LOC101252225 gene encoding uncharacterized protein isoform X3: MDSLLINSPYTALASSKILNSNITSFNLSSFCFFRFKRPNKLKTSSVTVSYLNPQNPNSEWQNHSSYLKPFSLLLPIFKKVKNFAENNRWGSVFKGCSGTENVPEELRGDLLQNGSFGMALLSITATAKVKISPIVATLAANPTFVSGFIAWFMAQSMKVFLNFCVERKWDFRIMFASGGMPSSHSALCTALTTSVAICHGVADSLFPVCLGFTLIVMYDAIGVRRHAGMQAEVLNLIVEDLFQGHPISQRKLKELLGHTPLQVYLPLQLYEKHSLFV; this comes from the exons ATGGATTCTCTCTTAATTAATTCCCCATATACAGCTCTGGCTTCTTCTAAAATTCTTAACTCTAACATCACTTCTTtcaatctttcttctttttgctTTTTCAGATTCAAAAGACCTAACAAATTGAAAACATCTTCAGTTACTGTTTCATACTTGAATCCTCAAAACCCCAATTCAGAATGGCAAAATCACAGTTCATACTTAAAACCCTTTTCGCTTCTACTTCCAATTTTCAAGAAAGTTAAAAACTTTGCAGAAAATAATAGATGGGGCTCTGTTTTTAAAGGTTGCAGTGGCACTGAGAATGTTCCTGAAGAGCTTAGAGGGGATTTGTTGCAAAATGGAAGTTTTGGGATGGCTCTTTTGAGTATAACTGCAACGGCTAAAGTGAAGATAAGTCCAATTGTAGCTACATTAGCTGCTAACCCGACGTTTGTTTCGGGGTTTATAGCTTGGTTTATGGCACAGTCAATGAAGGTCTTTTTGAATTTCTGTGTGGAGAGGAAGTGGGATTTTAGGATTATGTTTGCTTCTGGAGGAATGCCTTCTTCCCATTCAGCCTTGTGCACGGCATTGACTACCTCAGTTGCTATTTGTCATGGAGTTGCTGATTCATTGTTTCCCGTTTGTTTGGGATTTACTTTAATTGTGATGTATGATGCTATTGGAGTTAGACGGCATGCCGGGATGCAAGCAGAG GTTCTCAATCTGATCGTTGAGGACTTATTCCAAGGGCATCCCATCAGTCAAAGAAAGCTAAAAGAACTTCTTGGCCACACCCCATTACAG GTATACTTGCCATTACAACTGTACGAGAAGCACTCGCTTTTTGTGTGA
- the LOC101252225 gene encoding uncharacterized protein isoform X2, with the protein MDSLLINSPYTALASSKILNSNITSFNLSSFCFFRFKRPNKLKTSSVTVSYLNPQNPNSEWQNHSSYLKPFSLLLPIFKKVKNFAENNRWGSVFKGCSGTENVPEELRGDLLQNGSFGMALLSITATAKVKISPIVATLAANPTFVSGFIAWFMAQSMKVFLNFCVERKWDFRIMFASGGMPSSHSALCTALTTSVAICHGVADSLFPVCLGFTLIVMYDAIGVRRHAGMQAEVLNLIVEDLFQGHPISQRKLKELLGHTPLQQVYLPLQLYEKHSLFV; encoded by the exons ATGGATTCTCTCTTAATTAATTCCCCATATACAGCTCTGGCTTCTTCTAAAATTCTTAACTCTAACATCACTTCTTtcaatctttcttctttttgctTTTTCAGATTCAAAAGACCTAACAAATTGAAAACATCTTCAGTTACTGTTTCATACTTGAATCCTCAAAACCCCAATTCAGAATGGCAAAATCACAGTTCATACTTAAAACCCTTTTCGCTTCTACTTCCAATTTTCAAGAAAGTTAAAAACTTTGCAGAAAATAATAGATGGGGCTCTGTTTTTAAAGGTTGCAGTGGCACTGAGAATGTTCCTGAAGAGCTTAGAGGGGATTTGTTGCAAAATGGAAGTTTTGGGATGGCTCTTTTGAGTATAACTGCAACGGCTAAAGTGAAGATAAGTCCAATTGTAGCTACATTAGCTGCTAACCCGACGTTTGTTTCGGGGTTTATAGCTTGGTTTATGGCACAGTCAATGAAGGTCTTTTTGAATTTCTGTGTGGAGAGGAAGTGGGATTTTAGGATTATGTTTGCTTCTGGAGGAATGCCTTCTTCCCATTCAGCCTTGTGCACGGCATTGACTACCTCAGTTGCTATTTGTCATGGAGTTGCTGATTCATTGTTTCCCGTTTGTTTGGGATTTACTTTAATTGTGATGTATGATGCTATTGGAGTTAGACGGCATGCCGGGATGCAAGCAGAG GTTCTCAATCTGATCGTTGAGGACTTATTCCAAGGGCATCCCATCAGTCAAAGAAAGCTAAAAGAACTTCTTGGCCACACCCCATTACAG CAGGTATACTTGCCATTACAACTGTACGAGAAGCACTCGCTTTTTGTGTGA
- the LOC101252225 gene encoding uncharacterized protein isoform X1 has protein sequence MDSLLINSPYTALASSKILNSNITSFNLSSFCFFRFKRPNKLKTSSVTVSYLNPQNPNSEWQNHSSYLKPFSLLLPIFKKVKNFAENNRWGSVFKGCSGTENVPEELRGDLLQNGSFGMALLSITATAKVKISPIVATLAANPTFVSGFIAWFMAQSMKVFLNFCVERKWDFRIMFASGGMPSSHSALCTALTTSVAICHGVADSLFPVCLGFTLIVMYDAIGVRRHAGMQAEVLNLIVEDLFQGHPISQRKLKELLGHTPLQVFAGALLGIIVAWMCSQGYLIAI, from the exons ATGGATTCTCTCTTAATTAATTCCCCATATACAGCTCTGGCTTCTTCTAAAATTCTTAACTCTAACATCACTTCTTtcaatctttcttctttttgctTTTTCAGATTCAAAAGACCTAACAAATTGAAAACATCTTCAGTTACTGTTTCATACTTGAATCCTCAAAACCCCAATTCAGAATGGCAAAATCACAGTTCATACTTAAAACCCTTTTCGCTTCTACTTCCAATTTTCAAGAAAGTTAAAAACTTTGCAGAAAATAATAGATGGGGCTCTGTTTTTAAAGGTTGCAGTGGCACTGAGAATGTTCCTGAAGAGCTTAGAGGGGATTTGTTGCAAAATGGAAGTTTTGGGATGGCTCTTTTGAGTATAACTGCAACGGCTAAAGTGAAGATAAGTCCAATTGTAGCTACATTAGCTGCTAACCCGACGTTTGTTTCGGGGTTTATAGCTTGGTTTATGGCACAGTCAATGAAGGTCTTTTTGAATTTCTGTGTGGAGAGGAAGTGGGATTTTAGGATTATGTTTGCTTCTGGAGGAATGCCTTCTTCCCATTCAGCCTTGTGCACGGCATTGACTACCTCAGTTGCTATTTGTCATGGAGTTGCTGATTCATTGTTTCCCGTTTGTTTGGGATTTACTTTAATTGTGATGTATGATGCTATTGGAGTTAGACGGCATGCCGGGATGCAAGCAGAG GTTCTCAATCTGATCGTTGAGGACTTATTCCAAGGGCATCCCATCAGTCAAAGAAAGCTAAAAGAACTTCTTGGCCACACCCCATTACAGGTTTTTgctggggctttgcttggtatTATTGTTGCTTGGATGTGTAGCCAGGGTTATTTAATTGCAATCTGA
- the LOC101252721 gene encoding phosphatidylinositol 4-kinase gamma 4-like codes for MSSAGVIAISPICKESMVIPPHFLHSQESILIYVAMSGSMVPMRVLEYDSIDSVKLQIQTCKGFVVKNQKLVCGGRELARSNSLIKDYGVGDGNILHLVLKLSDLQVINVKTASGEEFTFNVERSRDVGYVKRQIAKKKGALVDSDEQEVLCNGERLEDQRLIHDICKNNDAVIHLFVRKSAKIRARPVERNFELSIVAPQLNDKVTENRSGSEVDNKLLVSREPPDRASILEPIIVNPKIEVPLVISDLIGSTLEGLDRGHYPIRSSEGTGGAYFMLDATGSKKISVFKPIDEEPMAVNNPRGLPLSVDGEGLKKGTRVGEGALRECAAYLLDHPKNGRRSFSGEALGFAGVPPTAIVKCLHSGFNHPDGITPKIGSLQQFMDNNGSCEDMGPNAFPVGEVHKIAVLDMRMANADRHSGNILMGKGEDGQVVLIPIDHGYCLPESFEDVTFDWLYWPQARQPFSSETIEYIKSLDAEEDIALLKFYGWDMPLESARTLRISTMLLKKGVERGLTPFTIGNIMCRETLNKESVIEEIVQEALDSVLPDSSEDAFLETVSRVMDRCLDEIAY; via the exons ATGTCTTCAGCTGGAGTGATTGCAATTAGTCCTATTTGCAAGGAGTCTATGGTGATTCCTCCACATTTTTTACATAGCCAAGAATCTATTTTGATTTACGTGGCTATGTCAGGGTCAATGGTACCAATGAGGGTTTTGGAATACGATTCAATTGACTCGGTGAAGCTTCAGATTCAAACCTGTAAAGGGTTTGTtgtgaaaaatcaaaaattggtATGTGGGGGACGAGAATTGGCTCGAAGCAATTCCCTTATTAAGGATTATGGAGTTGGTGATGGCAATATTCTTCATTTGGTCCTTAAGTTATCAGATCTTCAGGTTATCAATGTGAAAACTGCTTCTGGTGAAGAGTTCACCTTTAATGTGGAAAGGAGCAGGGATGTTGGATACGTAAAGCGTCAAATTGCTAAAAAGAAGGGTGCTTTAGTAGATAGTGATGAACAAGAAGTGCTTTGCAATGGTGAGAGACTTGAGGATCAGAGGCTTATACATGATATCTGCAAGAACAATGATGCTGTGATTCATTTGTTTGTGAGAAAATCTGCAAAAATTAGAGCTAGACCAGTGGAGAGGAATTTTGAGTTGTCTATTGTGGCACCACAACTGAATGACAAGGTAACAGAGAACAGGAGTGGGAGTGAAGTAGATAATAAGCTTTTGGTCTCTAGGGAGCCACCTGATAGGGCTAGTATTTTGGAACCTATTATTGTTAACCCGAAGATTGAAGTGCCTTTGGTGATTAGTGATTTGATTGGTTCTACACTTGAAGGGTTAGATAGAGGGCATTATCCTATTAGATCATCCGAAGGCACAGGAGGAGCATACTTTATGCTTGATGCTACAGGGAGTAAGAAGATTTCGGTGTTTAAACCAATTGACGAGGAGCCTATGGCTGTGAATAACCCACGAGGGCTGCCTTTGTCAGTTGATGGCGAAGGCTTGAAGAAAGGAACAAGAGTTGGAGAAGGTGCTCTAAGGGAGTGTGCTGCCTACCTtttggatcatccaaaaaatggtagGCGTTCATTTTCTGGTGAGGCACTGGGCTTTGCTGGTGTTCCACCAACTGCCATTGTGAAGTGTTTACATAGTGGATTCAATCACCCAGACGGTATCACTCCTAAGATTGGGTCCTTGCAACAGTTCATGGACAACAACGGAAGTTGTGAGGATATGGGACCTAATGCTTTTCCTGTGGGGGAAGTGCATAAGATTGCAGTGCTTGATATGAGGATGGCGAATGCAGATAGGCATTCCGGGAATATATTAATGGGCAAAGGTGAAGATGGACAGGTTGTCCTCATTCCAATTGATCATGGTTACTGCTTGCCTGAAAGT TTTGAAGATGTCACTTTTGATTGGCTGTATTGGCCACAAGCTCGTCAGCCATTTAGCTCTGAAACCATTGAGTACATAAAATCTCTTGATGCCGAAGAAGACATTGCCTTGTTGAAGTTTTATGGGTGGGACATGCCTTTGGAGAGTGCCCGCACACTCCGCATCTCTACTATGCTTTTGAAAAAAGGTGTAGAGAGGGGCCTCACACCATTTACCATAGGGAACATCATGTGCCGGGAAACCTTAAACAAAGAATCTGTGATTGAGGAGATTGTTCAAGAAGCCCTGGACTCCGTACTCCCTGACTCAAGTGAAGATGCATTCCTTGAGACCGTCTCACGTGTTATGGATCGTTGCCTTGATGAGATTGCCTATTGA
- the LOC101253024 gene encoding uncharacterized protein, with protein sequence MNDPYRSKPSSGRTNFASCICATVFLIFLIAGIVVAYFFLFKPKTPKIAVEAVRFPTFSVTNGTVNFTFFQYVSVTNPNRDEFTHYDSSLQLSYSGEPVGLVFIPAGKIDGGRTQHMSAKFDVQSYPLPAKLKADVSGGMIPTTAVNVFDEGPTMEVETRMKLVGRVRVLKVFTHRVDSGVKCGVMIQVSSGSVLGVRC encoded by the coding sequence ATGAATGATCCTTACAGATCTAAACCCAGTAGCGGGCGAACAAATTTTGCTTCATGTATTTGTGCCACTGTCTTCTTGATCTTTCTTATTGCAGGCATTGTTGTCGCTTACTTCTTCCTCTTCAAACCCAAAACTCCCAAAATCGCCGTTGAGGCAGTTCGATTCCCTACTTTCTCTGTTACCAACGGTACTGTTAACTTCACCTTCTTCCAGTACGTCTCCGTCACAAACCCAAATCGGGATGAGTTTACTCACTATGACAGTTCGCTTCAGCTCAGTTACTCAGGGGAGCCGGTGGGTCTTGTTTTTATTCCCGCCGGGAAGATCGACGGTGGTAGGACCCAGCATATGTCGGCGAAATTTGATGTTCAGTCTTACCCACTTCCAGCCAAGCTGAAAGCTGATGTCTCCGGCGGGATGATTCCGACGACGGCGGTGAACGTCTTTGATGAGGGACCCACAATGGAGGTGGAAACGAGGATGAAGTTGGTGGGAAGAGTTAGGGTATTGAAAGTGTTTACACATAGGGTGGACAGTGGAGTGAAATGTGGAGTAATGATTCAAGTCAGTAGTGGCTCTGTTTTAGGCGTCCGTTGCTGA